In Flavobacterium sp. 83, the genomic window ATCTTCAATCGTAATGCCTCCTCTGTCCATAAAAGTGCAGGCGTGATTTACAAAAACGTTTTTACCGATGGTTATGTTTTCTCCAAAATCGGAATAGAATGGCGGAATAATAAAAAAAGTGTCATCTACTTTTTTGCCGATGAGTTCCCTGAAAACAGAATTAATTTCCTGTAAATCATCGGTAACAAGACTGTTCAATTTGGCAGTAGTGAGAATAGCCTTTTGAATGACTTTAAATAATATTGGATATTCAGGGTCATTTAGCCGAATAGTTTCGCCTGCTAGGTCTCTCGTAAAAATAGTTGTAGTTTCCATATATCTTTGTATTTATTGTGAATACAAAATTAAAATGAAACTGGGTTCAGATGTTAATAACAATCAAACCAATAGTTAAGAATTTCAAACCGATTCTAAACGGAAATTTTTAGGATTTGTCCCAGTGTTCTTCTTGAAAAAATTGTTGAAATAGGTTGGGTATTCAAAGCCAAGGGCATAAGCAATTTCAGAAATATTCCAATCGGTATGTTGTAAAAGTGCTTTGGCTTCGCTAATAATACGTTCAGAAATATGAGTAGTGGTAGATTTTCCGGTAACACTTTTTATGGCACGATTCAGATAATTAACGTGAAGACATAGCGCATTTGAATAATCTTGTGCTGTTTTTAACAATAGTGGGTTTTCATTGGATTCAATTGGAAATTGCCTTTCCAAAAGTTCCAAAAATACTGAAGCAACTCTGGACGAAGCATTTTTGTGTTGGTCAAAATTTTGCAAAGGCTGTAGCTTCAGAGCCTCGTGAATTATTAAATTAATATAGTTACGGATTAGTTCGTCTTTATAAACATAATCAGTTTGTTGTTCTTCCAGTATTTTCTTGAATAACGTGTTCAAAAACTCTCGCTGCTGCTCGGTTATTTGTAAAATAGGCGTACCGTCAATCTTAAAGAAAGGGGAGTTTTGCAAACTTTCGGAACGATCTGATTTTAAAAACGCTTCCGAAAATAAACAAGTGTAACCTACATAACTGGTAGATATAGTTTCCCAAGAATAAGGAATATGGGGGTTACCAAAAAACAAAACGGTTCCCTCGGCATCAAAACTTTTGTCTGCATAATGAATGATGCTCTTTCCAGTAGTCAGGCAAATTTTATAAAAGTCCTTTCTGCTGTAAGTGCGTGTTGCATTACCATCACTTTCGATTTCGAATACATTAAATCCCTTTAGCTTTAATTCAGTATTGAATTCTGAAACCGAACGTATCGTTTTGTTTTCCATTTTACAAAGTTATAATAAACAAACTTTTATTTACTGATATTTTTGATATTTTATGTCTTGACAATGTTTAATTAGTATCGTTAAGCCAATTTATTAGGTTCACAGAGTTAGTCTATCTTTGCATATAACAAGGTTCGGTTTAGTAGTTGTTCTGTGCTGAGTTTTCAATTAAGGTATGCGTCCAAGTTACAGATAAGAGAAGTTTTGAAAGGGGTTTTAACTCAAACGGAAAACACGCAGGATTTTTATGAATCTTGATAATACTTCTGACAAACTATCGTATATAATTTACTCTAAGATGGGTTGATTGTAGTTTCAGCTATTCAATTCACCATACCAATAGGCAGATGTTACACCACCATCCATCAAGAAATCGCTTCCGGTGATAAAAGCACCCTCTCTTCCCATCAACAAAGCGCCAATCACGCCCACCTCGTCAGGAGTTCCAGCTCTTCCAGCAGGAGAAATTTCTAGCATTTTGCGGTATGTTTCTCCGCGGGGGCCATTCAATTCTTCATTAGCAAGAGGCGTGATGATAATTCCCGGACTGATAGTATTGATACGGGCTCCTCGTTTTCCCCAACGTACTGCTTCGGCCTTTACTCGTAATGAATTCCCTTTTTTGGATAATTGATAGGCAAATAATGAACTGTCTATAGCATCTGAATGTAAAAATGGAAGTGAAAGCAATTCTTCTGCTGGTGTGGTTGCCAGTGCTTTATCTTGTTCGGGTGTTAAGGATGGCAATCGATGTCCAGATTGCGATGCAATAACAACACCTGAGCCACCATCGGCAATGACATTACCAAATTCTTCCAAGATTAATGCTGTTCCATATAAATCAACCAGAATTATAGTGGATGGTGATGCTTGTGATGGCGAAACGCCTGCAGCGTGAATCAATCCTGTTACGCTTCCCATTGCTGTGGCTATTGCTACAAGCGCCTGAACCGAAGCCCTTGAGGAAATATCGACAACAGCAGTGCTTACTTTAAAACCTGCATCATTTAGAACTTTTGCGGCTGCATCACTGTTTTTCTGATGAATATCGGCAAGTAAAATATGATTTCCTGCACCTACACGGCGAGCAATAGCTTGACCTATAGATCCTGCACCGATTACTACAATTACGTTTACTTTTTTCATTTTAGTTTATTTTTATTTCCCTACTGTTTGATAGAATTTTGGCATTACAAATATCATCAATAACATTTCTCATTTAACATACATATTACGGCTGTTATTACCATTATTACTGATATTGCTTTTTGGTATAACTTATTTAAAATGTGTGTACTATATTTGTGTTGTAATTAAAAGAATTGTTATGGATTCCATTATTAAAGTTGAAAAAATTTCTCAATATAATGCATTAAAGGATATTGAAACAAAACATCCATTGATTAGTGTTTTTGATAATACAAATACCAAAAACTTACCTAATCATTGCAAAATGCATTTTGGTTTTTATGCAATTTTTTTAAAAGCTGGGAATTGTGGTGAATTGAAATATGGTAGAAATACTTATGATTATGATGATGGAACACTGGTTTTTATTAGCCCAGGACAAGTTATTGAAATCAATAATGAAGATAATTATCAACCTACTGGTTTAGCATTACTTTTTCATCCTGATTTAATAAAAGGAACTGCTCTTGGTAAACAGATGAGTCAATATTCATTTTTTTCGTATGATTCAAATGAAGCATTGCATTTGTCTTTGAAAGAGCAACAAATCATTAAAGATTTATTTAGCAAATTGGAGTATGAATTGGATCAGTCTATTGATAAACACAGCAAAAGTATTATGACTAATAATATCGAATTACTATTAAATTATTGTATTCGATTTTATGATAGGCAATTTATCACCAGAGAAAATATAAACACGGATATTCTATCCAAATTTGAAAACTTATTGAATGATTATTTCCTGTCAGATACCACCCAAGATTTAGGGTTGCCTTCTGTTGGATATTTTGCGGATCGTTTGCATCTTTCTCCAAACTATTTTGGGGATTTAATTAAAAAAGAGACGGGAAAATCAGCACAGGAACACATGCAATTAAAATTAATTGATGTTGCCAAGGAAAAGATTTTCGATCCTGAAAAATCAATTAGTCAGATCGCTTTTGAACTTGGTTTTAAATACCCTCAGCATTTTAATCGCATGTTTAAAAAGAGTACTGGCTTTACGCCAAATGAATATAGGATGATGAATTGAAATAGTATTTATTATAATTTTATTTTGATAGTATCCCAAAAAGTGTATGTGTCCTATTTTTTATGATACTACCTAAAAAAAAGAGAGAACCAATTTTGGTTCTCTCTTTTAGTATGATATTATAGAGTATTAGTGTCTTCCATGTCCATTACCATTTCCGTGCCCATTACCTTCATTACCTCTTCGGTTGTCGTTGTTTCCATGATTATCGTGTCCTCTTCGGTTGTCGTATTCTCGGTGATTATCATTACCTCTTCTGTTTTCATATTCTCTGCGATTATTGTTATAACCTACATTTCTTTGCTCATTACCACGGTAACCTCTGTAATATCTTGATCTGTCATTATTAAAGTTTCTGTAAGGTCTTGAACCATGATAATCATTTAAGACTACTTTGTAGCCACTATACAAATCGTAATTTCTATATTGTCTTGGTAAATATCTGGATCTAATCCATCTTTCATCTCCAAAATAAATAAATTGAGTTGCTCTTACATCATAATAGGCTTCAACATCTGGTAGATAATAATACTCAGCTTCAGCATATCCTGAAGGACCCCAATCTGGCCGTGTGCCAATGTTTAAACTTACTGAAACTTGTGCATGTATTGTACTGGATGCAAAAAGTATAATTCCTAGGGCGATTAATTTTAATGTTCTCATTTTTCAAATATTTAATTAGCTATAATTTTATATAAACTCATTTGTTGTTACTTTTTAGTTAAGCCAACAACTGTGCCAATATAATTTTTTTAACATTTAATTAAGGATTGATAGTAAAAATAAAGAGAAGCGGTAAAGCTTCTCTTTTGGTTCTTTTATTTTAATTCAGTTTTAATGTTTTCCATTTCCATGGCCATTATTTCCTTTTTCATGACCACTATTTCCTCCACCATGGTTTTCATTACCACGATTACCATTATTACCGATATTTTTATATGCTTTATTGTTGTTTTTCCCTTTGCCTATTGCTCTTTGAGGAGCACCATGGTATCCTTTGTAATATTTCGCTTTATGATTTTTAAAGTTACTGTAGGGTCTTGAGCCATGATAATCATTTAATACAACTTTATATCCATTGTACAGATCATAGTTTCTGTATTGTACTGGTAGGTATCTTGAACGAATCCATCTTCCTCCATTAAAATAAATAAACTGGGTTGCTCTTATGTCGTAATAAGCTTCTACATCAGGTAAGTAATAATAATCGACATTAGAATATCCTGACGGACCCCATGAGGGAGGTGTACCTATATTTACATTTACTGAAACTTGTGCGTGTATCGAACTTGTTACTAAAAGGATTATCCCTACCGCAATTAATTTTAATGTTTTCATTCTTCAAATATTTAATTAATAATTATTTTGTATTCACTATTTATGTCAATACTTTATCTGTAAATCCAAGAACTATGCCAGTAGAAAGAGGTTAACATATTAATGGGTTTTAGTTTTCATAAAAAAAGAGAAGTTTTCTAGCTTCTCTTTAAATTTATTTTGGAAACCGGATTACAATAAAAGAATCAATAAAAGGATAACGATTATAATTGCACCAACAGATAAATAAACACCATTTCCTGTAGATCTTAACTCAGCATTAATTGCACGAACTTCTTTACGAAGAGCTTTTTTCTCTGATGATTTCATGGATGATTTATCCATTGCTTTGATTTCATCTAAACGAGAAAGCATTTTTTTAACGTTTTCTGGAATTTCTTTTGTATTGCTTGTTACTGTAGTTAGATTTTTTTCAGCAGCAAAAGTAGTTGTTGGAACAAAAGTTAATGACAATACCATCATCATTAAATAGAAGGAAATTTTTTTCATCTTGTTTTTTTTAGGATTAGTTATATGTTTTATTATTAATGTAAAGATAAAATGATCCTCCAAGATAGTACTTATACAATTTTTGCTTAAAATTATATAATTCACACCTTATCATAAAATATTGAATTTTATGCAATGTATTTTAAAATAGAATAATAAAAAGTTTATTTTATTTATAAATAACAGTTCGAGGTTTAGCTAATTCAAAATCCTGAAATCCAAAATCAGTAGTTTCAAAAGAATTAGTTTTGAATACATTTTCTCCTATATCTGGAATTGATGGGTAATAGGAAAGTGATATTTGGAAAGAACTAAAAACTAAATAATCATTATTTATAATAAAACCAATTCCAATTTTTGAATATGTTTTACTTTCACCAAGTCCCTTTTGTGGATTCCCAAGCATAGCAATTGAATAGTTAAAATAAGGATTTATACGAAATCCCCATAAATCCCATGGTGAATATGATTGAGTTTGTAAAGTCAAAATGGCTTTTTGTGTGCCATATTCAGCGCTCGTAAAACCGATTAGTCCATTATTTTCATTAATTGATAACTTATCTCCAATAGAGTTCAATCGGTTTATCCCTAAAATGAGTTGTGGCTTAACAAACTGTCTTACTTTCCATTTCCCAATAGTAATCAAATTAGTGAAATAATTTGCCTGAAAAGAAAAAGCAGTTTGGTTTGTTGTTGATTTATCAAAAAAAGAACCTATTTCTATATTGGTGCTTAAAAAGCCCCATTTATAAAAATTTCCAAATGCTGCTCTGCCACCCAGATAAAAACGACCAATATTGTTTTTATATTGATATCCCCCGGTTATTCCATAAATTTTTCCAATAGGTACATCCTCTATAATTCCATTTTTAAAAATGTATTTGTCTTCAACAAATAGTCGTGAAGTGACACCGATTCCAGTAAGAAAAAATTTCTCTCCAGAATAGAAATTAATTGGATCATATGCCATTGTAGGACTTTCTATGTATTTTACATTTAAAAATCGGCCTGATAATATTAAATTTGTGGTTCTGTCTCCCTCAGTATTTCCATTAAATATTTTAAAAGCGTGTCCCGCCCATATATCTTGTGAATTGTATTTAAAATTTTGTTTGGCATATATCAAATTGGAATCCTGAAGTGTATCTTTTCTAAATTGCTGATCTAGGTAAATTCCAGCGGCCCATTTTGTAAAAGGCGAATAAAAAGGACGATCAATATTCACACTTTTGCCATAATAATTATCCAAATCTATTTGATAATTAAAAGTAGTCTTGATAAACGTATTCTTGATGTTGGGAATACTATAGGTCAAACTATACGCTTTTTTGCCATCGCTGAATCTGGTTTTATATTTATTATCAATTTCATGCCCAGATCCCAAAAAATTTCGTTCGTTTAATTCAAAAGTAGCTCTCGAATTAGAAACAGATCCTTTAGGAATAATACTCCAAGTATCTAATACTCGAATATAAACATCAACTGAATCAGGATTGTTTTTAATTAATTGAGGCGTTATACTAACCCTGCTAACGAATCTTTGGGTTCTAATTAAACGTTCTGATTCTTTTACTAATAAGGAATCTAGCGGTTCATTTTCTCTTATCAGTAATAAGTTTCGAATCGCCAGTCTATTTGTCTTAATGTGTATTCTATTTCCGCTTCTTTCTGCCCAATTTCTAGCTTCTTTTGTAGAATCAATTTCGGAAAATCCAAAAGGATCAAGTGTAGTAATGTTTATATTTCTAATGGTTCTGCCTTCAAAAGCAAGGTATTTTTTGTGGATTACTTTTTTCTTTTTAGTTTTTACATTAACGGGTTCAAAAATTAAATGGTGCAACATTTTAGTGAACTTTCTTTTTTTGGAATAGGTTTGAATATCCTTGTACACTTCAGAAGAATCTTTTTTAGGCTTATTTACCTGAGAAAAAGAAACCTGAGAATAACAGAGTAAAGAAAAAATTAAAATCAATTTTTGTTTTTGTAGCATCTTAAAAAAATTAAATTTAAAATAGATTTTAAATTTAAGCGCCTAGTTTTCAGTCCGATTTATATCAGATTCTGTAGTTGTTTCTGTGGTTGTTTCCGTAAATACCGGAACTGCAATATCTGTTTTAATTATGATTGTTTCTGTTGATGAATCTGAATCAAAAAGTGGTAATTTTATATTGCGCCACGTATAGGTTTTGGGTAAATGATCCCCCATTAAATAGCCCCAAGGTTCTAAGGATTCAATTCTGTCAAAAATTGCTTTTAAAATCGCTAATAGCGGTATGGCTAAAAACATTCCTGAAATTCCAGCAATTGCGCCTCCAATAATAATTCCAATTATCGAAACAAAAGCATTTATTTCAACTTTAGAACTCACAATCATAGGAACAAGTATATTATTGTCTATCAATTGAACAACTATATTTACTACAACAACACCAAGCATAATAGATAAATCCGGTGTACCTGTCAGAGAAGCTACAATACTCAATACTCCTGCAAAAAGAATTCCTATATAGGGAATGAGATTAAGAATACCAGTAATAATTCCTAATAGGATAGCATATTTAAGTCCAATTAACATAAACCCTAAAGTTGTTAATATAGAAACGACAATCATTTCGAGAATTAAACCAATGATGTAGCTTTTTACTGCTACTTTAATTTGATTTAAAATATCTTTCAGTTGTGTATGATATTCTTTTCTAACGAGTTTAGCGAAAAATAACATGAAATGAGTTCGGTATAAAAGAATTAAAAAGATATATATAGGAATCAGAATTAAATTTAGTAATGTGTCGGTAAAGGATAATAAAGTAGTACCAATTATTTCCTTCCCTTTTTCCATCGAGTCCTTAGTGGCGCTGTCAAGATATTTATTTTGTTCTCTGGAGCTTATTTGAAAATTCTCTTTTACAAAATGCTGAATATGATCGAAATGAATATTGAAATTCTTTTCTATTTTGTCAAAATCATCTGTGATAGTACTTATTTGAAAAGATAAGAATATAAGGATACCTACAATCACCAATACAAAAAAAAGTACAGTAATCATTACTGCCAAAACATGGGGGAACCGTAATTTATTTTTAAAAAACAGCACTATGGGACCTAATAATATGGCAAACAAAAACGACATTAATATAGGAATTAATACGTCTTGACCAATGTAAAAAATATAAGTGATACTTATTAAACTTAATAAAACTAATGCAAACTTTGCATAGAAAGGTAGTTTTATGATTTCGTTCATATTTTAGTTTTTATAGATGTTGAAACTATTTCTAAATTTTACAAGCAAATTTGGTAGAATAAAAAATCTAAAGCGTTATAGATTTTCTTAAAATAGTTATATAATTTACACTTATAAAACCATAAATTTTACGATAGAACGAATTAAACCGAAGTGTTTAAAATAAAATTAATCTATAAATTCTGTATCATCAAAATGATTTTTCATAATTGAAATTCCTTTTTGCAAAAGCAAATTATTAGGAAAGATAACCATTTCTCCCGTATGAGTTCTTAAGTAGACATGAAAAGCCCCAATGTCTTCAATCTCAGCTTCTATTGGGAAATCTTTATCATGGATTTTTATTACATCACCAATTTTAAACGGAAAAGAAAAAAACAATATAACACCAGATGTGATGTTACTCAATATGGACCATTGTGCAAACATGGCAACACCTACAACTGTTGTAATAGAGGAAAGTGCAATAAAAATATCTTTAGTTTGAACTCCCCATATTATTATTAAAGCACTTACTGTCAATATATTGATTAATAAGTGAATGTATTTGATGACTAAATTAGTTCTATGTTCAATAGTATGACTCGATTTAGCATAGCGTCTTACCAGTTTTGTAGAGATAATTCGCAATGAAATTAAAAAAACTAAAACAATTCCAGTTCCAATTAGTTCTCGGGTAAAATCATTTAAAAAAAGCATATTTTAGGTTTTATGCTAATTTACAAAAATATTCATAAACTTTATCAGTTGGCATACCCATAACATTAGCATAAGAACCTTCAATTTTTGAAACACCTATAAAACCAATCCATTCCTGAATTCCATAAGCTCCTGCTTTGTCATACGGTTTGTAATTTTCAAGATAATATTGAATCGCTTCGTCGCTTAATTCATTAAAAGTAACTTTCGTCAGTTCATTAAGAACAGTGGTTTCTGAAGCGGTTTTGAAACAAACAGAGGTAATCACTTCATGGGTAGTATTCGATAATGATTTTAGGATTTCAAAAGCATCCTGTTGATCTTTTGGTTTGCCCAAAGCTTTGTCATTGTGCCAAACAATAGTATCACTGGTTATTAGGATGTCGCCGGGTTGTAATTCTCCTTCAAAAGCGCTGGCTTTTAATTCAGCCAAATAATCAGTTATTGCTGACGCTTTTAATTCAGGAGGGTAAATTTCTTCAATTTCTTTTAACTTAATTTCAAAGTCTAAATCTAAATCTTTGAAAAATTGTTGGCGTCTTGGAGAACCTGAAGCTAGGATCAAGTTGTATTTTTTTAATTTATTTTTAAGCATTATAGTGCATATTTAAAGTTATTACAACAATGGATACAATCCCAAAGAGGAGAATCCATTTCAGTAATAAACTCAATTTTTGAAATTCGTTTTTTGTTTTGGCATTCCAAATTTTAAAAGTAAAATAAAGAAGCGGGCCTAATACTGAAAGCATTAAATAAAGTGTGGCAAACTGCAACTGAAATAGATAATTGTTTATGTAAAAAAGTATAGCCAGAATAGGAATGAAACTTAACCCAAAAATAATTTTTGACGTTCGATTGATTCCTATTGCAATAGGTAATGTATTCATTCCTTGACTGAAATCGCCATGTACATCTTCTAAATCTTTTACTATTTCCCTGATGAAATTAAGTATAAACGTAAACAAAGCATAGTCAAGAAGAATAGAGAAAATAACAGCCATTTGCTGTTGATTGCCTTCATAAGTTGCTGGATATAAATCGAAAATCCCAACGATAATTACACTAAACGCAAGCAACAAAGCAATAACGGTATTCCCAATGAGTATCATTTGTTTTAGACTTGTAGCGTAAAAATACAGTGTAGCAGCAATGAGGATAAAAATAGAAGCAAAGCCCGGTTTTTGGATAACATTAGATAAATAAAAACCAATACCAACGCCAGCACAATTCAGCGCAACATATATATTATAAGCTTTTGTTTCTGAAATACTTTTGCCTACTATTACGTTGGCAGGCTTATTTATGGTATCTGTATCTTGATCAAATATATTATTAATAACATATCCACCTGCAGCAAGCAAAACGGTAGATAGGACTAATAGTGTATATTGCCAGTCATTTAAAGCCAACGGAATATTCTGAAATTTAAAAAATCCATACCTGAAAACAAGTTGCATAAAAGCAAGCATGAGCAGATTTTGATAACGAATTAGTTTTATAAATGGGAACATTTATTTCATTTAAAATTTATAATTCAATATTTTAAAATAATAATTAATCGTGTTTCCCGTTAAAATGCGCCATCCATTTTCCTTGTGCTTTCATCACTTGTTCGATTACATCACGAGCGGCACCTTTTCCTCCATTTTTATGTGAAATATATCTTGAAATAGCCTTGATTTCTGGGCTTGCATCTTGCGGACAAGCAGGTAATCCGACTAATTTCATTACGTGATAATCAGGAATATCATCTCCCATATAGAGAACGTGTTCAGGATTAATTTGATATACATCAGTATATTCATCGAATGTTTCCACTTTATTTGGTGTTCCTAAATGGATATCCGTAATTCCTAGATTTCTTAGTCGAACCCGAACGCCTTCGTTGCTTCCTCCCGAAATTATGCAAACATTATAACCGCTTTCTACAGCTGCTTTCATAGCATAACCGTCACGAATATTCATGGTTCTCAGAATTTCTCCTTCATTGGTTACAAAAACAGAACTATCAGTGAGTACGCCATCTACGTCAAATATAAACGTAGTAATATCATTCATTATTTCTTTATAACTTTTTGCCATTATGCTGTATTGATTGTGTTAGTGTTTTATAAATTTTTAGATGATTTTCGTTCAATAAAAAGGCTTCATGCGCTTCGATAGTAGCTCTATCATTGCGTTTTGCCGGTCCTGTTTGCGCATCTTCGGGCGAAAGGATCATTATTTTCTGGGCAGTTTCGGCAATAAGAGGTTTAAGAATTTCAAATGGAACTTGATTTTCCTGGCAAATTTCACTTCCTATTTGGTATAAATGATTGGTGAAATTATTGACAAAAACTGCCGCAACGTGCAATGCTTTGCGTTGTTCTGAATTGATTGCGAAAACTTTATCAGAAATTGATTTGGCTACTTTATCCAATAATTGAAAGTCTGTTGCGTTTTCGCTTTCTAAACAAATTGGAATTGTTTTAAAATCTACTTTTTTGTTCTTAGTGAATGTTTGCAAGGGATAAAAAACGCCTTTTCTATTATTATCATTCAAAGCATTCAAGGAAACACTACCAGAAGTATGGACTACCAAACGATTTTTGAACGGAAGTTTTGATGAAACATCGGCAATCGAATCATCTGAAACGGCTATGATACACAAATCAGCTTCTGTCAAAGCATTCCAATCATCCGTGATTTTACCGTAATCAAGTAACTGCGATACATTCGCAACCTGTCTTGAAAAGACTTGAACCAATTCGATTTCTGATCCCAAATTTTGAGAATCCTGAAATGCCGCAATCAGATGTTGCGCTACATTTCCAGAGCCAATAATTATTACTTTAATCATTTGACAAAATTAGCAAAAAAATATTAAGAGTTTTAGTCGAATTTATCACAGGTTATAAACCGAAATTAGCAATGAAATATGCTTTTTTATCAAAAAAATGAATGCTTAATTTTGGATTAAATTAACAATTGTACGAATATAGAAGTCAACATTTTTAAGTACTTTTGTCGCACTTTAATAAAACGTAATCCCTTACAAATGATTAAAAAAATATACTCTATTTTGTTTTCTACCCGATTAATGGCCATGCTTTTCTTAACATTTGCAATTGCAATGGGAGCAGGAACTTTTATCGAAAGTAAATATAACACTGATACTGCTAAAATTTGGGTTTATAATGCTTGGTGGTTTGAAGCTATAATGGTGTTTTTTATGATTAATTTCATTGGAAACATTAAAAGATATCAATTGTTAAAAAAAGAAAAATGGGCTACATTATTGCTTCATTTGGCTTTCGTATTTATACTTTTAGGAGCTTTCGTAACACGATATATAAGCTATGAAGGGATGATGCCCATTCGCGAAGGCGCAGCAGAAAATCAAGTTTTTTCAGATAAAACCTTTCTTACCGTTTTTGTTGATGGAGATTACAAAGGAGAAATGAAACGCAGAGTTTTTGAAAAACCTTTGTTACTTTCACCAGCTACCAACAATAATTTTACCATTTCAGATAAATTTGCCAACACTAATTTTGAGGTAAAATACAAAAACTTCATTATGGGTGCTACTGAATATATAAAACCGGATCCTAAAGGTTCATTGTATTTTAAAATTGTAGAGGCAGGTGATGGTGGTCGACATGAACACATGTTGAAAGAAGGTGAAATACAAAATATCCACAACGTTTTATTTTCATTGAATAAATTTACTGAGGGTGCAATAAACATTACTATTAAGGGCGATACTAGTACGATTCAAACGCCGTTTGAAGGTAATTTTATGCGTATGGCTGATAAATTACAAGGAAAAGTAACTAAAGGAGATGCACAACCATTGATGATGCGATCGCTTTATACAATTGGTGAAATGCGATTTGTATTTCCTGATCCCGCTGTAAAAGGAATAATAGATTATCAATCTAAAAATGATTTTAAAGCTAAGAATCATGAAGATGCTTTGGTATTAAGTGTTACAGCTGACGGAAAAGAAAAAGAAGTTACAATTTTAGGTTCCAAAGGTAAAATAGGCGAATCTAAAACAGTAAAAATTGGGAATATAGATTATACATTGTTTTATGGAAGTAAAGCATACGTTTTGCCTTTCAAGATAAAACTGAATAAATTTATCGCTAAGAAATATCCAGGAACGGAGAAAAGCTATTCTTCATTTGAAAGCCAGGTTACCGTTCAAGATTCTGCAGACTCATTTGATGCCCGAATTTATATGAATCATGTTCTGGATTACAAGCAGTTTCGCTTTTTTCAATCGTCATTCGATCCTGATGAAAAGGGAACCGTTCTATCAGTAAATCATGATTTTTGGGGTACAGCCATTACTTATGCCGGTTATTTTATGTTGTTTTTTGCTATGATGTCAATTATGTTTACTAAATATTCTCGTTTTGCTGATTTAAAAAGGAAATTGGAAGTTGTCAAAGCTAAAAAAGCGAAGTTAATTACGGTTTTAGTTTTAATGCTTAGTTTTACTAGTTTTAGCCAAGGTCATGA contains:
- a CDS encoding HAD family hydrolase; amino-acid sequence: MAKSYKEIMNDITTFIFDVDGVLTDSSVFVTNEGEILRTMNIRDGYAMKAAVESGYNVCIISGGSNEGVRVRLRNLGITDIHLGTPNKVETFDEYTDVYQINPEHVLYMGDDIPDYHVMKLVGLPACPQDASPEIKAISRYISHKNGGKGAARDVIEQVMKAQGKWMAHFNGKHD
- a CDS encoding geranylgeranylglycerol-phosphate geranylgeranyltransferase, translating into MFPFIKLIRYQNLLMLAFMQLVFRYGFFKFQNIPLALNDWQYTLLVLSTVLLAAGGYVINNIFDQDTDTINKPANVIVGKSISETKAYNIYVALNCAGVGIGFYLSNVIQKPGFASIFILIAATLYFYATSLKQMILIGNTVIALLLAFSVIIVGIFDLYPATYEGNQQQMAVIFSILLDYALFTFILNFIREIVKDLEDVHGDFSQGMNTLPIAIGINRTSKIIFGLSFIPILAILFYINNYLFQLQFATLYLMLSVLGPLLYFTFKIWNAKTKNEFQKLSLLLKWILLFGIVSIVVITLNMHYNA
- a CDS encoding Rossmann-like and DUF2520 domain-containing protein, which encodes MIKVIIIGSGNVAQHLIAAFQDSQNLGSEIELVQVFSRQVANVSQLLDYGKITDDWNALTEADLCIIAVSDDSIADVSSKLPFKNRLVVHTSGSVSLNALNDNNRKGVFYPLQTFTKNKKVDFKTIPICLESENATDFQLLDKVAKSISDKVFAINSEQRKALHVAAVFVNNFTNHLYQIGSEICQENQVPFEILKPLIAETAQKIMILSPEDAQTGPAKRNDRATIEAHEAFLLNENHLKIYKTLTQSIQHNGKKL